GGAGAGGTGTCTATGAAGTTCAAGCCATTGAAAGACCGGGTATTTATCTCTTACACAGAGGACGTTGAGAAGACTCCAGGAGGCATTTATGTGCCTGAAACCGCAAAGGAGAAGCCCCAGAGGGGAAAGATTGAGGCTGTTGGTTCCGAGGTCAAGGAGGTCAAGGTTGGTGATGAGGTAATGTTTGACAGATACTCAGGCTCCAAGATAAAGATGAACGGTTCAGAGTACCTGATCATCAAGGAAGAAGATATTCTTGGAATAGTTGAATAACCGGGTTTAAAATCCAATCAATCCAGGGATTACGCAGACAGAATTTTCTAAAATTAAAGGAGGATTAAGGGTATGGCTGCAAAACAGTTGTTTTTCAATGAGGAGGCAAGACAGGCTATCCTTAGAGGTGTTACGCTTCTAACAGACGCAGTAAAGGCAACACTGGGACCCAAGGGAAGAAATGTGATAATTGACAGGAAGTTCGGCGCACCCACTATCACAAAAGACGGCGTAACCGTGGCAAAGGAGATTGAACTCAAGGAGCCCTTTGAGAATATGGGGGCACAGCTCGTCAGGGAGGTAGCTTCAAAGACCTCTGACGCAGCAGGTGACGGTACAACCACTGCAACGGTCATAGCCTATGCACTTTACAGAGAGGGAATGAAGAATGTCACCGCCGGTTCAAACCCCATGGACCTCAAGCGGGGAATCGAGAAGGCCGTTGAAGCGGCAGTTGAAGAACTGAAGAAGATGAGCAAACCTGTACAGGACAAGAAGGAGATAGCACAGGTAGGCACGATCTCGGCAAACAGTGACCCTTCAATCGGTGAGCTTATTGCCGATGCAATGGACAAGGTGGGCAAGGATGGCGTCATAACCGTTGAAGAGGCAAAGAGTATGGCCACAACACTCGATATTGTTGAGGGCATGCAGTTTGACAGGGGTTATATCTCACCTTACTTCATAACAGACCCCGAGAGGATGGAGTGCAGTCTCGAGGATGCCTATATCCTGATTCACGACAAGAAGATATCAAGCATGCGTGACCTGATCCCCCTGCTTGAGCAGATAGCAAAGATGGGCAGGCCCTTACTTATTCTTTCTGAAGACGTAGATGGTGAGGCCCTTGCAACCCTGGTGGTCAACAAACTCCGGGGCACACTGCAGATCTGCGCTGTCAAGGCCCCTGGCTTTGGAGACAGGAGAAAGGCCATGCTTGAGGATATAGCCATACTTACGGGTGGTACCGTAATCTCGGAAGACCTCGGCATGAAACTTGAAACCGTCAAGATCAACGACCTCGGCCGTGCCAAGAAGATAACCGTTGACAAGGAGAACACCACCATTGTTGAAGGTGCAGGAGATACTTCAAGTATCCAGGGCCGCATCAAGCAGATAAAGACACAGATGGAAGAGACCACCTCGGATTATGACAGGGAGAAGCTCCAGGAGCGTCTTGCAAAGCTGGCAGGCGGTGTTGCCGTTATCAATGTAGGCGCTGCAACCGAGACCGAGATGAAGGAGAAGAAGGCCAGGGTTGAAGACGCATTACATGCAACAAGGGCAGCTGTTGAAGAGGGAATTATCCCTGGCGGCGGAGTGGCACTCCTTAGATGTATCCCTGCCATAGATGCTCTCAACCTTGAGGGTGACCAGCAGGTTGGAGTAAGCATAGTCAGGAAGGCCCTTGAAGAGCCGATCAAGCAGATCGTAGTCAACGCCGGTCTTGAGGGAGCGATAATCGTTGAAAAGGTAAAGGATTCAAAAGACTTAAACTACGGGTTTGATGCCCAGGATGAGAAGTTCACGAATATGATAGAGGCAGGGATTATCGATCCCACAAAGGTGACCAGGACAGCATTACAGAATGCCGCCTCTGTGGCATCCCTTATGCTGACCACCGAAGTTATGGTTACGGATATTCCTGAGAAGGAAGCTCCTGGCATGCCTCCAGGTATGCCTCCCGGCGGCGGAATGGATATGTACTAAAAAGTTATACGAGAGAGGGAAAAAACAGGCAGGGGCTGTTAAAGCCCCTGTCTGCTTTTATACACAATCTTTCTCCTTGTGTTATCCTTATAAATGCACATGTTTGCCAGGTTAAAGAGTTCCATTATCATATGCTCCCTTCTCTCAATAGTAACCTTTGTTATCTATTCATTCCTTAATATTCTGGTCCCGCTGAATCCAAAAAAGCCTGTAGAGGTATATGTGAAGAAGGGAATGACCTTTTCTGAAACCGTTCAGAAACTTCAGGAAGGGGGGCTGCTAAGGGATAAGAATATCGTCCTTCTTGTTGGCAAGATAACCCGTATTGACAGAAAGATAAAGACGGGCCTCTATGAATTCAGCGGCCCTGTATCACCTCTTCAAGTAATTAATGCCCTGTTATCAGGACGGGTCGTGGAATTTAAAGTGACCATACCCGAGGGGTATAATGTCTGGCAGATTGCAAGAGCCCTTGATGCATCAGGTATTATTACAGAGGAGGATTTTTTCAGGTTTGCCTACAACAGGGAGTTCCTTGACAGTATGAATATTGATGCGCCGTCAATCGAGGGGTATATTTTTCCTGATACCTACAGTTTCCCAAGAGGTATGCCCCCGCAGGATGTACTGAAAAGACTGGTCTCCGGGATGAGGAGACATTTTACCGCGAAAATGAAGGACAGGGCGGAAGAATTGGGCCTTTCGGAGAGAGAGGTGCTGACCCTTGCCTCCATAATTGAAAAAGAGGCCAGGGTTGATGACGAGCGCCCCCTTATCTCGGCGGTATTTCACAACAGGCTGAAAAGGGGAATGCCCCTACAGGCAGACCCGACAAGCATTTATGGCTTCAAGAATTCGTCCGGAGTCATCACGACCAAAGACCTGAAGAGAGAATCTCCCTATAATACATATGTCATACCCGGACTTCCACCAGGCCCCATTGCCTCTCCGGGGTTGAAGTCAATTATGGCAGCCCTCTATCCGGCAGATGTGCCGTACCTCTTCTTTGTCTCTGACAATAATGGAGGGCACCGATTCTCCGCAACAGAGGCAGAGCACAGAAAGGCCGTTAAGTTGTACAGGGCGGTGAAGCAGGGCAAGTAAAGACTTGGTTATGGTTACAAATACAATATGATTAAGCGCAGGAGAACAAGAAAGATATTTGTGGGCCCGGTTCCTGTTGGTGGAGATGCGCCAATCTCTGTGCAGTCCATGACAAAGACCGACACCAGGGATATAAAGGCCACGGCAAGACAGATAAGGGGTCTTGAACGGGCGGGGTGCGAGATCATCCGGCTGGCTGTACCGGATATTGAAGCTGCAAGGGCAATCGGAGGTATTAAAAGACAGGTAAGCATTCCCGTGATAGCAGACATACATTTTGACTGGAGACTTGCCCTTGAGTCAATAAGTCAGGGTGTAAGCGGGTTGAGGATAAATCCCGGCAATATTGGTGCAAAGTGGAAGGTAAAAGAGGTTGTTAAGGCCGCTGGAGACCATGGTGTGCCGATAAGGATCGGGGTAAACTCGGGTTCCCTTGAGAAGGATATCCTTAAAAAGTATGGCCGTCCAACACCTGAGGCACTTGTTGAGAGTGCGGCCAGGCACATAGAAATACTTGAGAACATGGACTTCAGGCTCATAAAGGTATCGTTAAAAGGCTCGGGAGTTCCCCTTACCGTTGATGCATACAGGTCTTTTTCCAAAAGGTTTGACTATCCCCTCCATATAGGGATCACAGAGGCCGGCCCCCCGCCTGTCGGGGTTGTCAAGAGTGCTGCTGGTATCGGCATACTCCTTAATGAGGGGATAGGCGATACGATAAGGGTCTCTCTTACTGCCCCGTCCAGGGAGGAGGTAGAGGTCGCATATGAGATACTGAAAGCCCTTGACCTGAGACAGCGGGGTGTAAATATCATCTCCTGTCCCACGTGCGGCAGGTGTAATCTCGACATAATAAGGATTGCAAAAAGGATACATAAAAACCTCAGCGGGGCTTCGTCTCCCCTGACCGTGGCGGTTATGGGCTGTGTTGTTAATGGTCCCGGCGAGGCCCGGGAGGCTGACTTCGGGATAGCCGGCGGCAAGGGAGAGGGAATTGTATTCAAAAAGGGAAAGGTTATAAAGAGGGTGAAGGAAGAGGAGTTGATAGATGCCCTTATGGAAGCGGTTGAGGAGGATTCAGGGTGGAGGTAATCAGAAATTCACGGGTAATGCAGCAGACTGTAAAGGAGTATCTTCACAGGGGCATTTCCATCGGTTTTGTTCCAACCATGGGCGCACTCCATGAGGGACACCTGAGCCTTATCCGCAGATGCAGGGAGGAAAACGATATCTCGGTGGTGAGTATCTTTGTTAACCCCTTGCAGTTTGGACCATCCGAGGACCTCAGCAGCTATCCCCGGAATATGGAGGATGATATGGCTGAGTTAAGGAAGGCGGGGGTTGACATCCTCTTCATGCCCGGGGTTGAAAATATCTATCCCGAGGGTTTTGCCACGCATGTCAATGTTGAGCACCTCTCTGACAGGCTCTGCGGCCATTTCAGGCCAGGTCACTTCAGGGGTGTGGCAACAGTTGTAACAAAGCTGCTGAATATTGCAAGGCCGGCAAGGGCCTACTTCGGTCAGAAGGATTTTCAGCAATTCCTGATTATAAAGCAGTTGGTAAGAGACCTTGATATTGACACTGAAACGGTCATGTGCCCTACAGTAAGGGAGGCGGATGGCCTTGCAATGAGTTCAAGGAATCAATATCTTTCACCTGGGGAGAGAAAGGCCGCAACTGTCATTTACAGGACCCTCTGCGAGGCAAAAAGGCGGGTGATTTCCGGAAAGGTCACATTTGGTGAGGTCAAATCCTTTATGGAAGGCACACTCTCGGCAGAGCCCCTTGTAGAGGAAGTTCAGTATGCCTCTGCTTTTGACGCCGGGACACTTGAAGATATGTCCTCCCTGAATGTTACTATATTCAGGAAAAAGAATATTCTGCTGGCCATAGCCGTCAGGATAGGTAAGACAAGACTGATTGACAACGA
The sequence above is a segment of the Nitrospirota bacterium genome. Coding sequences within it:
- the groL gene encoding chaperonin GroEL (60 kDa chaperone family; promotes refolding of misfolded polypeptides especially under stressful conditions; forms two stacked rings of heptamers to form a barrel-shaped 14mer; ends can be capped by GroES; misfolded proteins enter the barrel where they are refolded when GroES binds), with the translated sequence MAAKQLFFNEEARQAILRGVTLLTDAVKATLGPKGRNVIIDRKFGAPTITKDGVTVAKEIELKEPFENMGAQLVREVASKTSDAAGDGTTTATVIAYALYREGMKNVTAGSNPMDLKRGIEKAVEAAVEELKKMSKPVQDKKEIAQVGTISANSDPSIGELIADAMDKVGKDGVITVEEAKSMATTLDIVEGMQFDRGYISPYFITDPERMECSLEDAYILIHDKKISSMRDLIPLLEQIAKMGRPLLILSEDVDGEALATLVVNKLRGTLQICAVKAPGFGDRRKAMLEDIAILTGGTVISEDLGMKLETVKINDLGRAKKITVDKENTTIVEGAGDTSSIQGRIKQIKTQMEETTSDYDREKLQERLAKLAGGVAVINVGAATETEMKEKKARVEDALHATRAAVEEGIIPGGGVALLRCIPAIDALNLEGDQQVGVSIVRKALEEPIKQIVVNAGLEGAIIVEKVKDSKDLNYGFDAQDEKFTNMIEAGIIDPTKVTRTALQNAASVASLMLTTEVMVTDIPEKEAPGMPPGMPPGGGMDMY
- a CDS encoding co-chaperone GroES, whose amino-acid sequence is MKFKPLKDRVFISYTEDVEKTPGGIYVPETAKEKPQRGKIEAVGSEVKEVKVGDEVMFDRYSGSKIKMNGSEYLIIKEEDILGIVE
- the ispG gene encoding flavodoxin-dependent (E)-4-hydroxy-3-methylbut-2-enyl-diphosphate synthase, encoding MIKRRRTRKIFVGPVPVGGDAPISVQSMTKTDTRDIKATARQIRGLERAGCEIIRLAVPDIEAARAIGGIKRQVSIPVIADIHFDWRLALESISQGVSGLRINPGNIGAKWKVKEVVKAAGDHGVPIRIGVNSGSLEKDILKKYGRPTPEALVESAARHIEILENMDFRLIKVSLKGSGVPLTVDAYRSFSKRFDYPLHIGITEAGPPPVGVVKSAAGIGILLNEGIGDTIRVSLTAPSREEVEVAYEILKALDLRQRGVNIISCPTCGRCNLDIIRIAKRIHKNLSGASSPLTVAVMGCVVNGPGEAREADFGIAGGKGEGIVFKKGKVIKRVKEEELIDALMEAVEEDSGWR
- the panC gene encoding pantoate--beta-alanine ligase, which encodes MEVIRNSRVMQQTVKEYLHRGISIGFVPTMGALHEGHLSLIRRCREENDISVVSIFVNPLQFGPSEDLSSYPRNMEDDMAELRKAGVDILFMPGVENIYPEGFATHVNVEHLSDRLCGHFRPGHFRGVATVVTKLLNIARPARAYFGQKDFQQFLIIKQLVRDLDIDTETVMCPTVREADGLAMSSRNQYLSPGERKAATVIYRTLCEAKRRVISGKVTFGEVKSFMEGTLSAEPLVEEVQYASAFDAGTLEDMSSLNVTIFRKKNILLAIAVRIGKTRLIDNELVEITGIKGGN
- the mltG gene encoding endolytic transglycosylase MltG, which codes for MHMFARLKSSIIICSLLSIVTFVIYSFLNILVPLNPKKPVEVYVKKGMTFSETVQKLQEGGLLRDKNIVLLVGKITRIDRKIKTGLYEFSGPVSPLQVINALLSGRVVEFKVTIPEGYNVWQIARALDASGIITEEDFFRFAYNREFLDSMNIDAPSIEGYIFPDTYSFPRGMPPQDVLKRLVSGMRRHFTAKMKDRAEELGLSEREVLTLASIIEKEARVDDERPLISAVFHNRLKRGMPLQADPTSIYGFKNSSGVITTKDLKRESPYNTYVIPGLPPGPIASPGLKSIMAALYPADVPYLFFVSDNNGGHRFSATEAEHRKAVKLYRAVKQGK